From bacterium:
GAAATCAATTTCAACTATCTGCATGATAATATGGATAAAACTGACAGAGATAACCTTTTCCCATGGTCTATCAGGACAGCAGATAATAAATGGGATTTTGATGATGAAAAATTCGGTATGCTTGGTATATACGAATTAGAAGGCTATATCCATTTTAATGTGTGGTTTGATAGTAAAGTTTATAGTATCAAAGGTGATCTTACAAGTCAAGTTAATAAAAACAATTTGATTAAGACGGGTTTTGAAGCCAAGAGTTATGATTTTGCTTATGATCATGCAATGTCGTCCTATGAAGGCGGTAGCCGCTGGAACTTGATGAATATTTTCAATGGTAAACCCTATGAAGGTACATATTACGTTCAGGACAAACTTGAATTTGCAGGAATGATTATTAATGCAGGTATTCGAATGGATTTTTTCAATCAGAAACGTAATGCACCTAAAAACATGTTTGATCCTCTGGCTTACGAGTCGACAACTCCTGGTAACATTACTCCATGGTATCCTGGGGAACCGGAAAGGGAAAAGACAAAAACACAATTTGCTGTAGCTCCCCGTTTAGGGATTTCTCATCCTATCAGTGAAAATACGGTGTTACACTTTAATTATGGCCATTTTTATCAAAGGCCTTCATGGAACAAAATGTTTGGATTTCCATATATCAGTTATACAGAGGATAATGAAGTTCTGCGAAATCCTTATGATCCCAATACTATAGCTTTTATGGATCAATGGCAGGGTTTTCTAGGTAATCCCAAAATGGGATATGAGAAAACAATTCAATATGAGATTGGAGTGGATCAGAATATTGCCAATTTATTAAGGCTGGATATAACAGGTTATTATAAAGATGCCAGTGATCAAACAGTATTTAGGGAAGGTACTTATTACGATCCATACTACGGGGATCTAAATACTTGGACAACAGTTTACAACGCTTTGAACCAATATAATATCCCACTTATGGTCTCTAACTGTGCCTATGCTGATATCCGCGGATTAGAAGTTAAAATGGATACTCGTTTTAAGTTTCCCCTCAATTTTAACTTTAGTTATGATTTAAATTACACAACAGGAGGAGTTGTAGGATATGCTACCCTTTATGAATTAAATTCAGGCGTAAATTCACCTCAGGGTTTTGCAGGGCGGAAAAAACCGTGGAACAGCAATAACAAATTCAAGGGTATAGCCAATTTGTATTTTCCATCTGGATTCGGACCATCCATTGCAGGATTTAAGCCGTTGAGTAATTTTAATGTAAATTTATATTTCGAATACTGGAATGGTCAGCAGTATACTTATCATGGACCGGGAGATGCATCAACGGAGCCAAATAACATGCGCTGGTTTGCTCATTACAGAACGAATTTGAAAGTAGCAAAAAGAATCCAGATTCTGGGCATTCAAACCGAATTGAGTATGGATATCCGAAATCTTCTTAATAACAAAGATCTGAATTTGCTGTTTGGTAATGATATGACATTTTATCAAGAGAATCCAGATCTTTCACTTGAAGAAAGGCTACCAAAGAATTGGTGGTCAGGTGAACCAAATAAGTGGGTTTGGTATAGTTGGGCAAATCTGCCACGACAAATTTACTTCCAATTGAAAGTCGATTTTTAACATTAAAAATGGTTGTTAATAAATTGATAATATGACATTTAATTGTTAAGTAAAGGAGAATCAGCATGAAAATGAACAAAAATAAATATAAAGGTTGCTGTAAGTACAGCTTCCTTTTACGGGTAAAAATTCTTTTCCTTATGTCTTGTCTGGTTAGTACTTCGTTTGCACAAGTAAATTGGGATAAGGCATCGCTAACACGAGGAAAAGTATGGCTAACTATTATGAATTCTTGTCAGTGGGGTAATCCTGTTAATCCACCTTCCAAGTTTTATTTATTAGATTATCCCGGATATAGTACAGGTGCTAATCTTTGGGACCATATGTCCTATGCCTGGTCTGGCGGGTACACGATTTATGGGGAGAGAAATGGAGCTGCAGCTGCCTATACAATTGGTACTGCTTTTTATTCATCATCGCAGTATGTTTACCCAACAGTTGCATCATCTCTAACTAAAAATTATAATCTGGAAGATCCCGCAATACCTGCAGAAGAAGTTGCTTCAGGTGCATCACATGTGATCGATCTAAACGTGGATGTATCCCATAAAAGCATGGTATGGAGTTTTCCAAAATATGATGATTTTATCATCCATGAATATACAATCACAAATACAGGTAATACACCATTGGACAATCTTTATTTTGGTGTGCGTGTTGCTTGCTGGCCCACTATGAAAGGGGACGGTGCTATTATTGGTAATGGTAATTTTAGTTGGAATATTGATAATAAATACGGTTGGAATGAGAATTACGATTTTTACTATGTCTATGATGGCTGGTCTTTCCGGTGGGAAGATGAAGCGCCGCTTAATTTTACTTTTGGTCCCGGACCGGAAACTGGTGATATAGGTGATCCGGCTGATCTTTTTGATCCTAATGCACAAACTCACGAACTTCTTGCACCTGGATACACGGCTATCGTCTGTTTGGATTCTGCTGGGGCTAATGTTTATCAGAATATTGGACAATTTTTAGGTCAACAACCACCATTTGCAGGTCAGGTTGACCCTGAAGATATTGTTCCTCGTCTCGGGACCAATACACCTTCTGAAATTCTGGAAAAAATTACACATCAACAGCCGCGTTTATCCTGGGATGATGCACATGCACAGGGAGTAGAAGGCGGAAGTAAATATTTAAGAATGCCTGAAGTTATGATCACATGCGGGCCCTATAATGATATTCCCCCTGGTGGATCTGTAAAAGTTGTATTTGCTGAGGTTTTGGGTGAGATGGATAGAGCTAAGATTGTCCAAGGTGGGGTGGAGAATGTAAAACTTCTAGCAACAAAATCGAAAGCAGCTCTTTTTGAGAATGTGAAAAATTGTTTTGAATTGTATCACAACGGATATCAGATAGATGATCCACCACCGATGACACCAACGAACGGGGAAAATAGTCTTACACTAACTCCGATTGGCGGTGGTGTTAAAATTGCATGGCCACCTATTCCGGATACATATACAGATCCTGTTTCAGGAGTCAATGATTTAGAAGGATATAGAGTATATCGTTCAAATTATTTTGTAATCGGACCCTGGAAGCTTATTGCAGATATTAAGATTGAAGATGCAGCTGTTGAAGATGGAATGGTTTCTTATTCAGATGAAGGTTTGTCATTGGGTGTTGGTAATTATTATACAGTAACGAGTTATGATACCAATGGGAATGAGAGCGGAAAGGTTAATGCTAACCGATATCCCGTTTATCCACTACGTCCGCCAAACCCAGACTTTCCTAAAAAGGTGTATGTGGTTCCAAATCCATTCCGCCAACACAGTGGATTAATTGGTTCAGGTGAAGAATTGAGAATGGAATTTATTGGTATCCCGGCACAGTGCACGATTAGGATTTATACTTTAGCTGGTGAATTGGTAAGAAAAATCGAACATGATGATGGTAGCGGGTCCCAATCATGGGGTAGTATTCTTGAATTGGATTATCAAGTGAATAAGTGGATGATGTATGTAGCACCTGGGGTTTATGTTTATCATATAGAATCAAATGTTCCAGAACATAAAGGTGAAACTTACATTGGTAAATTAGCAATTATTAAGTAATGGGACATTAATGATCAAAATACCAATTTTATCCCACAGGAGGAACAAAGATGCAATATAATAAAAAAACTATCATATTCATCAATGCTACCCTCGTCTTTCTTATGGCCATTTCAGGATTGTATGCACAAAGTGGTATTGATCCTTATAAGATTGAACGTGTTGGTTTGACAGGGTGGCAATTTTTAAAAATTCAAAATGATGCTAGATTCGCAGCAATGGGTGGAGCCTTTACTGCTGTTTCTCATGGTGATGCTGGATCAATATTCAGTAATCCGGCAGCTTTGACTGATGTTGATAATTTGGATTGTTTTATCAGCAATGTCAATTGGATTGCTGATATAGGATATAGAAATGCATCAATTGCTAAACGGTTAGGCAGGATAGGCGTGTTCGGGCTTAGCGTTGCCATAGTTGATATGGGAGATATTGATGAAACTATAAACAGTCCTGTTATTGGAGAAAATAGAACTGAAGCTGTCGTTACTGGAAATACTTTTAGTGCAAGCGATTTTGCGGTTGGATTGTCTTATGCAAAAAAAATTACTGACCGTCTTTCCATTGGTGGTAATGTAAGATGGATTCAGGAAAAGATTGCGGATGTTAGTATGCAAAATGTATCTGTCGATTTTGGTACAATCTTTCATACTGGATTCAAGAGTTTGCGATTTGCTATGTTGGCACGTAATTTTGGACCCGATGCTCACTTAGTTGGATGGTCCGAAGAATACCAATCTGAGGCAGTTGATGTTCGTATGCCACTTGATTTTCGTTTAGGAATGGCTATGGACTTTTTTGATACTGAAGGTAGTAATCAGCTATTAACAATTTCCTTAGATGGCAGTCATCCTAATGATGGCCCAGAAAAGATAAATTTAGGCGGCGAATATACTCTTGCAGATATTCTTATCCTTCGAGCAGGTTATCGTTTTAATTATGATGAAGAAAATTTTTCTTTTGGTGGCGGACTACAGTACAAAATAGGTGAAGTATCAGCAAAGATCAATTATGCATTTGTTAACTTTAGCAGATTAAAGCAAGTTCAAATGTTCTCTTTAGGCTTTTCTTTCTAAACTGGAAAAGAGGCCAGTGAGTGGTTTTTTCTTAGCTGGCCTCTTTAATTAAAATGACCTTATCTATCTAAATATAATTTAAAATATTGTGACAGGCGGAGAAAAAAATACATGAAAAGAAATATCATTTTATTTTTTATATTTGCCTGCTTTATTAGTGTTATTTTGTGAGTTCAAGGAGTAATTGCAACTGTTAGTAAAAAGAGAGGTTAATTATGTTTGTATTACAAAGTTATCTACCAGCGGTAATTTTTTGTGTCATTACTATGTTTTGCTGGGGATCTTGGGCTAATACTCAGAAGCTGGCAAAAAAGGAATGGCGTTTTGAACTTTTTTATTGGGATTACACGATCGGTGTTTTATTATTATCCATTGTTTCAGCGCTTACTTTAGGAAGTATGGGATCAGTCGGAAGAAGTTTTTTCCAGGATATAGCTCAGGCTGATTTCAACAATATACTATCAGCAGCTATTGGGGGAGCTGTGTTTAATGCTGCAAATATCCTTTTGGTTGCTGCTATTGCTATTGCAGGCATGTCTGTTGCCTTTCCCGTAGGGATAGGATTAGCCTTGGCATTGGGAGTTGTTATTAATTTTATTGCAACACCACTCGGGAATCCAATACTCCTTTTTGTAGGGGTGGCATTAGTAGTTGCAGCTATTTTTTTTGATGCTGCTGCCTATAAAAAAATACCTGGTCAATCTGGAAGTGTCTCAACTAAAGGTCTTGTTCTTTCTGTTTTATGCGGAATTCTGATGGGATTCTTTTATAGATTCGTAGCGAGAGCTATGTCAACAGACTTTGTTAATTTGGAAGCAGGGAAACTGAGTCCTTATACAGCTGTGTTCTTTTTCTCTGTAGGAGTGGTTGTCAGTAATTTTGTATTTAATACCATAATTATGAAAAAACCATTTGTTGGTAAGCCGGTTCCATTTTCTGCTTATTTCAAAGGCGGATTTCGCATACATCTAATTGGTATACTTGGTGGCATTATCTGGAATATTGGAATGTCCTTAAACATAATTGCATCAGGTCAGGCAGGTTTTGCGATTTCCTATGGACTGGGACAGGGAGCCACGTTGGTAGCGGCACTCTGGGGCGTATTCATTTGGAAGGAATTTAAAGCAGCGCCAAAATCAGCAAATAAACTCATAGCACTTATGTTCTTTTGTTTTGTTATCGGTTTAGGTCTTATTATAATTTCAAGGTTGGCTTAATTTTTTATAAAAGAGCATATTGTTATAACATTTTAATCTTATCTATGATAAGTATCAGGGAAGAAAGTGATACTGCAAAAAAGTTTGAGTTATTCAATAGTTGTTTTATTTGTGATTATTCTATGCAATTGCTCTGTGCAATCTTTAGATGAGGATAATTCAAACTTAAATTATATACCACCAATTAGTGATACACGGGATGTCTTTGTACTATCCCGTGCTACTAAAATTTGTCAACTCGTAGGCGATTGGGATCGAGAACGACAAGAGCCGACGCTCAATCAAACAGGGATTAGGTATAATCTAGATATGATAGACCTCGGCGTTCCATTTATACACAAAGGTCTGACGTATATTCTTTTTGGTGAAACATGGATAGGTGCTTACGATGCTATAGCCTATACGAATGATACTACTCCGGAGGATGGTCTCCAATTGGATTTCATCCAAAATGAAGATGGACATTTCAGACCCGTAAGTATTCCTGGTGTAAGTCTGGGGGCTTTTGAAGCGCTATTGGAAGGGGTGAGTATAGGGGGGCGTATGTACATCTATGTAAGTACAGATAATTATAAGTATGGTGTAGGGCCTGGTTATGAGTATTCGCGTTCGGTCTTGGCGGTATCTGATGATAACGGATATACTTTTACTTATTTATACGACTTATCAACATTTCCAAATGGGCATTTCATCAATGTTTCAATTGTAAAAGTGGAAGTATCAGCATGGGAAGGTTTTCCGGATTCGACGGGTGTCGGCTTGGTTCTATTTGGCTCTGGAAAGCCCGCACAGAGCAATGTTTTTCTTGCTTTTCAACCTGCAGAGCTGATTGAAGACCCATCGAGTATATGGTATTTTGCAGGTTTGACTGATTCTGGTGAACCAACCTGGAGCAGCCAAGAACAAGATGCTAAACCGCTCTTTCTTCAACCATGTGTGGCATCAATATCAGTTACATACAATCGTTTTATTCATAAATGGATAATGCTCTACCCCTGCCTTTTCCCAGAAAGACCCGATTATCTGCGAGGTATCAATATGCGAACCGCGGATTATCCATGGGGTCCTTGGTCACTTCCGACAATCATTTTCCATCCATGGGAGGATAACGCATTAGGTAGCTACATGCATGTGAGTTGGGAGTATGCTGTGATGGATTCTGTGCATGATCCTGGCAGGGAATACGAATGGGGTATTGAATACGGTTCCTACCAATATGGGATGTTCGCGACTGGAGATTCCGCTACGACAACAATCTATTTTAATATGTCCACTTGGAATCCGTATACTGTTGTATTGATGAAGACTATTTTACAAAAGTTGTGAACTAACCCAATTTTAGTTATTATTTTCTGATTGTTTAAAAAGAAGGGTGAAAGGAGTTGTGAAATGCGAAAGAAATTGTTAATTTTTATAGTAGTATTATTCATTTTTTTATTAATTCAGCCTATGCAAGCACAACAGGTCAAGATGGAGAAAATAAATTACGGAGGCTGGCCAAATTGCATTCAATTGAGTAATAATGAAGTCGAACTTGTAATAACTACAGATGTCGGCCCTCGTGTTATCAGATATGGTTTTGTCGGTAAACAAAATCTTTTCAAAGAGTATGCAGATCAAATGGGCAAAACAGGTGGTAATGAGTGGCGTATTTATGGTGGACATCGTCTTTGGCATGCACCAGAATCAAAACCACGTTCATATGCACCAGACAATGAATCAATTAAATATGTCTGGGATGGTACAACATTGATTTTAATACAGCCCGTCGAACATTCAACCGGGTTTATCAAAGAAATAGCGATTACACTTGACTCAAAAGGAACTCATGTTAAAGTTGAACATACTCTTATCAATAAAAATCTTTGGACGATCGAGACAGCACCCTGGGCAATGTCTACAATGGCAGAAAATGGTCGGGCCATTTTCCCTCAGGAGCCACTGTATCCCTATCCGGAATATCTGCCTCCGGCGAGACCAATGGTTTTATGGCATTACTCTGATATGGGTGATCCAAGATGGACATGGGGTAAAAAATATATTCAATTACAACAGGATCCCAAAGCAACCGGACAAGTTAAGATTGGATTAGGCAATACTCTTGGATGGGCAGCTTATTGTCTTAATGGCCAGGTTTTCATAAAACGTTTTCCTTATGTTACTGGAGCAATTTATCCTGATTTTGGAAGCTGTAACAATGAGACATTTACTAATCAAAGTATGTTGGAAATAGAGACTTTGGGTCCTATTGTGAAAATATTGCCAGGGGGTAAAACAACTCACATAGAACATTGGTTTCTATTTAATGCAAAGATCAGGAAAAGTGAAGATTCAATTGATAAGAATTTACTCCCTTTAGTTGAACAAACAAAAAAATATATAAATTGATGGGTCAGAGTTATTATTTATTTAGTTTTGATTTTTTAAAAGGAGATGTTAAAAATGAATAAATCGAAAATTATTGTAATAGGAAGTGCAGGTGTTGATTTAACAGTTAAACTTGAAAGACTGCCCAAACCAGGTGAGACTATTGTGGGTGGTACTTTTAGTAAAGCATATGGTGCTAAAGGTGCAAATCAAGCTGTTGCTGCTGCGCGACTTGGAGGGAATGTCACATTTGTTGCAAACATGGGTGCTGATGATTACAGGAAAGAATCCATAATAAATTTTCAAAATGAAGGGATGAACACAGAATTTATCACCGCTGATAATGAATATCCTACAGCAGTCGCTTTTATTTTTGTTGATAAAAAAGGGGAGAACGCTATAGGAGTCGCTTCTGGTGCCAATATGAATTTATCAGTAAAAGATGTTGAAAAAGCAAAGGGCGTTATAGCAGATCATAATGTGATGCTTTTACAATTAGAAACTCCTGTTGAAACGAACAGGTATTCCGCACGTTTAGGCAAAGAATTCGGAATTATGGTCATATTAAATCCAGCTCCGGCATTTCCATTAGATGAAGATTTATTGCGAATGATTGACGTATTGACACCCAATGAAACCGAAGCTGAGATTTTGACTGGTATTAAAGTCATAGATGAAAGTAGCGCTAAACAAGCTGCAGACATGTTAAGAAAAAAAGGTGCAGCCAATGTAATCATCACCATGGGAGCACAAGGGGCTTTTCTACTCACGGATGTACATTCGGGAATGATATCGAGCATTAAAATTGATGCGGTAGATACCACAGCGGCTGGAGATGCATTTAACGGTGCCTTAGCCTTTGCGTTGTCAAATGGAGAATCTCTAAAGGATGCTGTTAAATTTGCAAATATGGCAGGGGCTTTTGCAGCCACTAAATTAGGAGCACAACCATCTATGTCGAATCGAGAAGAACTCCGTAAATTTGCAGGTGTTTGATATTTTAAGTTATATCGTATTGATAGAATGTAAAATAATGGTTTGAGAAAAGGGAGATTACAATGGAATCTAAAAGTAGGAATATTTTCACTCGCTTCAATTATTTTATAATTTTTAACATTATACTCACTATATTCGTAATCCCTTGCTTTTCCACGGTGAAAGTTCAAGCAATCCCAAGTGAAAATATTCCAAATGAGATAATAATTGAAAATGATAGTTTGTATATTCATATAAGCTTAGACTGGAAACTTTCAATAACATCATTTAAGTACAAACCAAGGGGTATAGAATTAATTCAACCTGGTTATCCCATGCCGCTTGTTGGGATTGAAAATAATTGGTCTCTTTATAACTGTGGTTTTGGGATTCGAAATGCTAAAATAACCAAAACTAAAGAAAAAGTTGATGTACTTATTCATGCCTTTTCCAATTATTTGGAAAATCCATTCCATCTTTTTATAAAACTTACAGTTCGAGAACTTTCACAGATAGAGGTAAAAATATGGCTGGAGAATCGCCTGATAAAAGGTTTTCATGATTTATATCGCGAAACTGATGATTTGGTCCCGACAGGCATTGTTCCCGGTCTGCCGTGGTTGCCTTTTTTGTCACCAATTCCAGGCGGAGAAAGAAGGGTCTTGTATCCAGCACAATCAGGATATGTGCTGACCAAAGTGACAGAGAGAATGATGGACAAGTATCATCCTGTATACGAGTGGGAACGATCATCCGATCCTGAATCAGTTAGAATGATGTTTAATGGGGCAAGGGCGGAACCTAGCGATCCGATGATTCCGACTATTGTCGAATTCCCTGCGATAGATTTGGGTGTTTTTCTGTACAGGGAGAAATCAGATCTTAAATGGCGCTTTAATTCAATCGAAGAAGCTATGTGGCCGTCTCAATCTATGGGTATTAATAGAGGGGGCAGAATTAATATTTTTGAAGGTGTGCTTCGTGTTTTTGAGGGCGACTGGCATAAGGGATTTTATTGGTTTAAAAATCGTTTTCGAAGTCGTTTTGATTTTACAAATTATAAGAGACCAGGAAATGAAAAATTCAAGAATATGTTTCTTGGTTGCTGGTCTTTTATTTATAATCACAACATTTACAATCCTGTTAAAAACCAATTTACTATTGGTGAATACCTGAAAAAAGTTAAATATGAATTTGGCGGTTTCGATCAGTTTGTTTTTTGGCATTCTTATAACCGTGTTGGTGTGGATCCAAGAGATCAGTTTGATCTTCTTCAGGATTTACCAGGAGGAATTGATGGTGTGAAGAGGTTTGTAAATACAGCACATGCAATGGGAACAAAGGTTTATCTACCATTTAATCCTTGGGATAAAATTCGGAAACGAAAAAATATGTACAGGAGACAAGCTGAGGATTTGGGGACTGTAGGTGCAGATGGACTATTCTTGGATACAATGG
This genomic window contains:
- a CDS encoding carboxypeptidase-like regulatory domain-containing protein, yielding MRKNSIFRMEIIFLTIIFLIIISSSLYAATTGKIFGKVTDKGTGEPLIGANVLIVGTSLGATTDKNGEYFIINIPPGIFSVRCSYMGYNQVTQTEVKIYVSRTTYLNYELSQSVVKGQSVTITAKRPIVVKDLTASEQVITTNDIDKTWARSFDEVISTQTGVFGGHFRGGSKVETSYLLDNVSLNSGLLSDNYQGLNTTALQEIAVQTGGYNAEFGNAQSGVVTMVSKSSEKGIHGTFLSRMRPAGKYHWGRNIYSHENYDWAGHGLDFWTEESLNPQSQYFGQNPNNLLAQWQTQMTPDPIQGKYAERPEYETEFTIYGAANSKISFLLSGRYKRGVNIFPQMTAYNPEYNFQGNLEYKLNKNMKLKFSGIYGGYETCSNSLSNYNTLENSQEIAWLPFPQATDPYHWFKINMPGAWHFWPELRKTQSYSLKWTHVLNPKTFYEINFNYLHDNMDKTDRDNLFPWSIRTADNKWDFDDEKFGMLGIYELEGYIHFNVWFDSKVYSIKGDLTSQVNKNNLIKTGFEAKSYDFAYDHAMSSYEGGSRWNLMNIFNGKPYEGTYYVQDKLEFAGMIINAGIRMDFFNQKRNAPKNMFDPLAYESTTPGNITPWYPGEPEREKTKTQFAVAPRLGISHPISENTVLHFNYGHFYQRPSWNKMFGFPYISYTEDNEVLRNPYDPNTIAFMDQWQGFLGNPKMGYEKTIQYEIGVDQNIANLLRLDITGYYKDASDQTVFREGTYYDPYYGDLNTWTTVYNALNQYNIPLMVSNCAYADIRGLEVKMDTRFKFPLNFNFSYDLNYTTGGVVGYATLYELNSGVNSPQGFAGRKKPWNSNNKFKGIANLYFPSGFGPSIAGFKPLSNFNVNLYFEYWNGQQYTYHGPGDASTEPNNMRWFAHYRTNLKVAKRIQILGIQTELSMDIRNLLNNKDLNLLFGNDMTFYQENPDLSLEERLPKNWWSGEPNKWVWYSWANLPRQIYFQLKVDF
- a CDS encoding PorV/PorQ family protein — protein: MQYNKKTIIFINATLVFLMAISGLYAQSGIDPYKIERVGLTGWQFLKIQNDARFAAMGGAFTAVSHGDAGSIFSNPAALTDVDNLDCFISNVNWIADIGYRNASIAKRLGRIGVFGLSVAIVDMGDIDETINSPVIGENRTEAVVTGNTFSASDFAVGLSYAKKITDRLSIGGNVRWIQEKIADVSMQNVSVDFGTIFHTGFKSLRFAMLARNFGPDAHLVGWSEEYQSEAVDVRMPLDFRLGMAMDFFDTEGSNQLLTISLDGSHPNDGPEKINLGGEYTLADILILRAGYRFNYDEENFSFGGGLQYKIGEVSAKINYAFVNFSRLKQVQMFSLGFSF
- a CDS encoding multidrug DMT transporter permease, with amino-acid sequence MFVLQSYLPAVIFCVITMFCWGSWANTQKLAKKEWRFELFYWDYTIGVLLLSIVSALTLGSMGSVGRSFFQDIAQADFNNILSAAIGGAVFNAANILLVAAIAIAGMSVAFPVGIGLALALGVVINFIATPLGNPILLFVGVALVVAAIFFDAAAYKKIPGQSGSVSTKGLVLSVLCGILMGFFYRFVARAMSTDFVNLEAGKLSPYTAVFFFSVGVVVSNFVFNTIIMKKPFVGKPVPFSAYFKGGFRIHLIGILGGIIWNIGMSLNIIASGQAGFAISYGLGQGATLVAALWGVFIWKEFKAAPKSANKLIALMFFCFVIGLGLIIISRLA
- a CDS encoding DUF4185 domain-containing protein, with product MILQKSLSYSIVVLFVIILCNCSVQSLDEDNSNLNYIPPISDTRDVFVLSRATKICQLVGDWDRERQEPTLNQTGIRYNLDMIDLGVPFIHKGLTYILFGETWIGAYDAIAYTNDTTPEDGLQLDFIQNEDGHFRPVSIPGVSLGAFEALLEGVSIGGRMYIYVSTDNYKYGVGPGYEYSRSVLAVSDDNGYTFTYLYDLSTFPNGHFINVSIVKVEVSAWEGFPDSTGVGLVLFGSGKPAQSNVFLAFQPAELIEDPSSIWYFAGLTDSGEPTWSSQEQDAKPLFLQPCVASISVTYNRFIHKWIMLYPCLFPERPDYLRGINMRTADYPWGPWSLPTIIFHPWEDNALGSYMHVSWEYAVMDSVHDPGREYEWGIEYGSYQYGMFATGDSATTTIYFNMSTWNPYTVVLMKTILQKL
- the rbsK gene encoding ribokinase is translated as MNKSKIIVIGSAGVDLTVKLERLPKPGETIVGGTFSKAYGAKGANQAVAAARLGGNVTFVANMGADDYRKESIINFQNEGMNTEFITADNEYPTAVAFIFVDKKGENAIGVASGANMNLSVKDVEKAKGVIADHNVMLLQLETPVETNRYSARLGKEFGIMVILNPAPAFPLDEDLLRMIDVLTPNETEAEILTGIKVIDESSAKQAADMLRKKGAANVIITMGAQGAFLLTDVHSGMISSIKIDAVDTTAAGDAFNGALAFALSNGESLKDAVKFANMAGAFAATKLGAQPSMSNREELRKFAGV